One Halobaculum roseum DNA segment encodes these proteins:
- a CDS encoding universal stress protein: protein MATTSSSIDAVDEGAIGSGATAVGAFDRVLLAVDGDTDERVREVAVSLAAAHGAELDVLSVVPLDSSVDHWDMVVERREDEAEAALDGAGEVADAAGVPVSKWLRYGTPAEEIGLYADGNDVDLVVVAEPDRSGFKRLFSPSNLASDVRDATAVPVVSVPTNE from the coding sequence ATGGCAACTACGAGTTCGAGCATCGACGCGGTGGACGAGGGGGCGATCGGTTCGGGCGCGACGGCGGTCGGCGCGTTCGACCGCGTGCTCCTCGCGGTCGACGGCGACACGGACGAGCGGGTACGGGAGGTGGCGGTCTCGCTAGCGGCGGCACACGGCGCCGAGTTGGACGTGCTGTCGGTGGTACCGCTGGATTCGTCCGTCGACCACTGGGACATGGTCGTCGAGCGTCGCGAGGACGAGGCGGAGGCGGCGCTCGACGGCGCCGGCGAGGTAGCCGACGCCGCGGGCGTTCCGGTCTCGAAGTGGCTCCGCTACGGCACGCCGGCCGAGGAGATCGGCCTGTACGCCGACGGCAACGACGTCGACCTCGTCGTCGTCGCCGAACCGGATCGGAGCGGGTTCAAGCGGCTGTTCTCCCCCTCCAACCTCGCCAGCGACGTTCGGGACGCGACCGCCGTGCCGGTGGTCTCGGTTCCGACGAACGAGTAG
- a CDS encoding KaiC domain-containing protein, translated as MSDDDDWFERALREDDRDDDGDRSDDERADDADSADNADGGNGADDANPADGVDDEEASVDGDGDGDRDAASPDDSPFDADVEGVDEGFDDIADDSFGAAVEGDFEGDAPDGAEPESVDGDGFDGGGFGGLDGSGGVDDGPAADPFGGPREGSEDDGAEDSEPADRDDSPGEDPFGEGFGAAMRNTPGAGGPDGGAGGGGPAEPGSDDFGGGFGDFGGDFGGGGPEFDEEEFDSDIARIDIGIEGLDEMILGGVPERSLMAVIGSAGTGKTTFGLQFLNEALENDGDAVYITLEESREAILSTAEEKGWEYRRFAEEDRLAVVAMDPIEMANSLDSLRDDISRLVTEFDADRLVLDSVSLLEMMYDHPSKRRSEVFDFARSLKRAGVTTMLTSEASEDNPYASRHGIVEYLTDAVFVLQYVRPSDFRETRLAVEIQKIRDANHSRETKPYEIMSDGISVYRQANIF; from the coding sequence GTGAGCGACGACGACGATTGGTTCGAGCGCGCCCTCCGCGAGGACGACCGGGACGACGACGGAGACAGGTCCGACGACGAGCGGGCGGACGACGCGGACAGTGCGGACAACGCAGACGGCGGGAACGGGGCAGACGACGCGAACCCCGCAGACGGCGTGGACGATGAGGAGGCGAGCGTCGACGGCGACGGCGACGGCGACCGCGACGCGGCGTCGCCGGACGACTCGCCGTTCGACGCCGACGTCGAGGGGGTCGACGAGGGGTTCGACGACATCGCCGACGACTCGTTCGGGGCCGCGGTCGAGGGCGACTTCGAGGGCGACGCCCCTGACGGCGCCGAGCCGGAGTCCGTCGACGGCGACGGGTTCGACGGCGGCGGGTTCGGCGGTCTCGACGGGAGCGGCGGCGTCGACGACGGTCCGGCGGCGGACCCGTTCGGCGGCCCGCGAGAGGGGTCGGAGGACGACGGGGCCGAGGACTCGGAGCCCGCCGATCGCGACGACAGCCCCGGCGAGGACCCGTTCGGCGAGGGCTTCGGCGCGGCGATGCGGAACACACCCGGGGCTGGCGGTCCGGACGGCGGTGCTGGCGGCGGGGGACCGGCGGAGCCGGGGAGCGACGACTTCGGCGGCGGGTTCGGCGACTTCGGGGGTGACTTCGGGGGCGGCGGCCCCGAGTTCGACGAGGAGGAGTTCGACTCCGACATCGCCCGTATCGACATCGGCATCGAGGGGCTCGACGAGATGATCCTCGGCGGCGTCCCCGAGCGGTCGCTGATGGCCGTCATCGGGAGCGCGGGGACGGGGAAGACGACGTTCGGGCTCCAGTTCCTCAACGAGGCGCTGGAGAACGACGGCGACGCGGTGTACATCACCCTCGAGGAATCGAGGGAGGCGATCCTCTCGACGGCCGAGGAGAAGGGGTGGGAGTACCGACGCTTCGCCGAGGAGGACCGTCTCGCGGTCGTCGCGATGGACCCCATCGAGATGGCGAACTCGCTGGACTCCCTCCGCGACGACATCTCCCGGCTCGTCACCGAGTTCGACGCCGATAGGCTCGTGCTCGACTCCGTCTCGCTGCTGGAGATGATGTACGACCACCCGAGCAAGCGCCGCTCGGAGGTGTTCGACTTCGCCCGCTCGCTGAAACGGGCCGGCGTGACGACGATGCTGACCAGCGAGGCGAGCGAGGACAACCCCTACGCGTCGCGCCACGGCATCGTCGAGTACCTCACCGACGCCGTGTTCGTCCTCCAGTACGTCCGGCCGTCGGACTTCCGGGAGACCCGCCTCGCCGTCGAGATCCAGAAGATCCGCGACGCGAACCACTCCCGGGAGACGAAACCCTACGAGATCATGAGCGACGGGATCTCCGTGTACCGGCAGGCGAACATCTTCTGA
- a CDS encoding class I SAM-dependent methyltransferase translates to MKGQEWYQADSVAEEYDDKRFSKGGRLIDRREKRAVLEALAPVEDERVLEIACGTGRFTVMLAERGADIVGLDISDAMLAQGREKARRAGLESTVEFMRGDAARLPFPDDHFDAVFAMRFFHLADTPAKFLAEMARVSKDVVFFDTFRGSSFRVLYNWALPMGSRLYGREEVERLIDGAGLRLRRADHDFVFPYGFYREVPNAVADPFWSVDRTVGGNAIGEKLSSVSYWTAEV, encoded by the coding sequence GTGAAGGGCCAGGAGTGGTACCAGGCCGACTCGGTCGCCGAGGAGTACGACGACAAGCGGTTCTCGAAGGGCGGACGGCTCATCGACCGCCGCGAGAAGCGCGCCGTGCTCGAGGCGCTCGCGCCGGTCGAGGACGAGCGGGTGCTGGAGATCGCCTGCGGCACCGGACGGTTCACCGTGATGCTCGCCGAGCGCGGCGCCGACATCGTCGGCCTCGACATCTCCGACGCGATGCTCGCGCAGGGGCGCGAGAAGGCGCGTCGGGCGGGGCTGGAGTCGACCGTCGAGTTCATGCGCGGCGACGCCGCCCGGCTCCCGTTCCCCGACGACCACTTCGACGCCGTGTTCGCGATGCGCTTCTTCCACCTCGCGGACACCCCCGCGAAGTTCCTCGCGGAGATGGCCCGCGTCTCGAAGGACGTCGTCTTCTTCGACACGTTCCGCGGCTCCTCGTTCCGCGTGCTGTACAACTGGGCACTTCCGATGGGGTCGCGGCTGTACGGGCGCGAGGAGGTCGAACGGCTCATCGACGGCGCCGGCCTGCGGCTCCGTCGCGCCGATCACGACTTCGTGTTCCCGTACGGCTTCTACCGCGAGGTTCCCAACGCCGTCGCCGATCCGTTCTGGTCGGTCGACCGGACGGTCGGCGGCAACGCGATCGGGGAGAAGCTCTCGTCGGTGTCCTACTGGACGGCCGAGGTCTGA
- a CDS encoding amidohydrolase family protein, whose protein sequence is MLELEHGFRVVDVHARLDPDDGAVVASRGRDITPERLQREMHQAGVVQSAVAPGPRPAGEGYLRANNAVARLSVDRPFRAMARLNGPRDPGDSPVSRLRNLAAAPEDHHTDPGDVEQYAYDSRLHGFVLDPVNDGLPTEATLEQIEAAGEPVLVHAGRGYPPGAVADTVLSYDFPTILSSFGGYPLDRTLMDEALELLDSHDDLYLDTAFVRFRDVLERGLLEHPDRVLFGSGAPDTHPDVGVMEVLTLDVPEDLLDRALSKNAARVIEGLAPGADA, encoded by the coding sequence ATGCTGGAGTTGGAGCACGGGTTCCGCGTGGTCGACGTGCACGCCCGCCTCGACCCGGACGACGGCGCGGTCGTCGCCTCCCGCGGGCGCGACATCACTCCCGAGCGGCTCCAGCGCGAGATGCACCAGGCCGGCGTCGTGCAGTCGGCCGTCGCGCCGGGCCCGCGTCCCGCCGGCGAGGGGTACCTCCGCGCGAACAACGCGGTCGCGCGCCTCTCGGTCGACCGGCCGTTCCGCGCGATGGCCCGGCTGAACGGTCCGCGCGATCCCGGCGACTCGCCCGTCTCCCGGCTGCGCAACCTCGCCGCCGCCCCCGAGGACCACCACACCGACCCCGGCGACGTGGAGCAGTACGCCTACGACAGCCGCCTCCACGGCTTCGTGCTCGACCCGGTCAACGACGGCCTCCCCACGGAGGCGACGCTCGAACAGATCGAGGCCGCCGGCGAACCGGTGCTCGTCCACGCCGGCCGCGGCTACCCGCCCGGCGCGGTCGCCGACACGGTGCTGTCGTACGACTTCCCGACGATCCTCTCGTCGTTCGGTGGCTACCCCCTCGACCGGACGCTGATGGACGAGGCCCTGGAGCTGTTGGACTCCCACGACGACCTCTACCTCGACACCGCGTTCGTCCGCTTCCGCGACGTGCTCGAACGCGGCCTCCTCGAACACCCCGACCGCGTGCTGTTCGGCTCGGGCGCGCCGGACACCCACCCCGACGTGGGCGTGATGGAGGTGCTCACGCTCGACGTGCCCGAGGACCTCCTCGACCGCGCGCTCTCGAAGAACGCCGCGCGCGTCATCGAGGGACTGGCGCCCGGCGCCGACGCCTGA
- a CDS encoding glycosyltransferase family 2 protein gives MELSVVVPTLNGRDRLAASLDALATVAPDAEVIVVNGPSADGTTGMVRDRDDVDVLVEIAARNVNVARNAGLEVADGDAVAFLGYDHEVEPGWREGVADAFAEGASVVTGPLRRTVRGGATSDGLERRRIGDREVSYFNGRNVVFARPVLDDLDGFDEYLETGGARDAAHRLAGMGVDVTWSGDAAARRRTEATDGGIERRDLGWKYRALAYRLAKNYGIRPTVVRRTISHAVGDAVGAMRDVLGGEATPTSWARNGRDVVVGISRGASDGLVARARDRSPKRNPNGVTVRADRAVARYDRRTE, from the coding sequence ATGGAGCTCTCGGTGGTCGTCCCGACGCTCAACGGTCGGGACAGGCTGGCGGCCAGCCTCGACGCGCTGGCGACCGTCGCGCCGGACGCGGAGGTGATCGTGGTGAACGGTCCCTCCGCCGACGGGACGACCGGGATGGTGCGCGACCGCGACGACGTGGACGTCCTCGTCGAGATCGCGGCGCGCAACGTGAACGTCGCCCGCAACGCGGGACTGGAGGTCGCCGACGGGGACGCGGTCGCCTTCCTCGGCTACGACCACGAGGTGGAGCCCGGCTGGCGCGAGGGCGTCGCCGACGCGTTCGCCGAGGGCGCGTCGGTCGTCACCGGGCCGCTGCGGCGGACGGTGCGCGGCGGCGCGACCAGCGACGGGTTGGAACGGCGCCGCATCGGCGACCGGGAGGTGTCGTACTTCAACGGTCGAAACGTCGTCTTCGCGCGCCCCGTGCTGGATGATCTGGACGGGTTCGACGAGTACCTCGAGACCGGCGGCGCCCGCGACGCCGCCCACCGCCTCGCCGGGATGGGCGTTGACGTGACCTGGAGCGGCGACGCCGCGGCCCGACGGCGCACTGAGGCGACCGACGGCGGGATCGAGCGCCGCGACCTCGGCTGGAAGTACCGGGCGCTCGCGTACCGGCTCGCGAAGAACTACGGGATCCGCCCGACGGTCGTTCGCCGAACGATCAGCCACGCCGTCGGCGACGCCGTGGGCGCGATGCGCGACGTCCTCGGCGGCGAGGCGACCCCGACCTCGTGGGCGCGGAACGGACGCGACGTGGTCGTGGGGATCTCCCGGGGGGCGTCCGACGGGCTCGTCGCCCGCGCGCGGGACCGCTCGCCGAAGCGGAACCCGAACGGCGTCACCGTTCGGGCCGACCGGGCCGTCGCGCGGTACGACCGACGAACCGAGTAG
- a CDS encoding PPOX class F420-dependent oxidoreductase, whose protein sequence is MIPESHVDIFESESFAHLSTVMPDGTPQVTPVWVDHEDREYVLVNTARGRRKERNVRNNPKVGLSVTDPDDPYRYVSVMGEAELTEEGAVEHIDELANRYFGVDEYPHHGEESGPRVIVRIPTEKIVTSG, encoded by the coding sequence GTGATCCCCGAGTCGCACGTCGACATCTTCGAGTCGGAGTCGTTCGCCCACCTCTCGACGGTGATGCCCGACGGCACGCCGCAGGTCACGCCGGTGTGGGTCGACCACGAGGACCGCGAGTACGTGCTCGTGAACACCGCCCGCGGCCGTCGAAAGGAGCGGAACGTCCGGAACAACCCGAAGGTCGGCCTCTCGGTCACCGACCCCGACGACCCGTACCGCTACGTGTCCGTCATGGGGGAGGCCGAGCTCACGGAGGAGGGCGCTGTCGAACACATCGACGAACTGGCGAACCGGTACTTCGGCGTCGACGAGTACCCCCATCACGGCGAGGAGTCCGGCCCGCGCGTCATCGTCCGGATCCCGACCGAGAAGATCGTCACGAGCGGCTGA
- a CDS encoding MarR family transcriptional regulator codes for MSTSTADPDAADALTDTEYRDLLSDLPPSAKLVAKVLEGDAPLSQGQLAEESLLPDRTVRYALNRLEDQGLVGSRYSFKDARKQVYYLNR; via the coding sequence ATGAGCACCAGTACCGCGGACCCGGACGCCGCAGACGCGCTCACCGACACAGAATATCGCGACCTCCTCAGCGACCTGCCGCCGAGCGCGAAGCTCGTCGCCAAGGTTCTCGAGGGCGACGCGCCGCTCTCGCAGGGCCAGCTGGCCGAGGAGTCGCTGCTGCCCGACCGCACCGTGCGCTACGCGCTCAACCGGCTCGAGGATCAGGGGCTCGTCGGCTCCCGCTACTCGTTCAAGGACGCGCGCAAGCAAGTCTACTACCTGAACCGGTAG